The DNA window GTCCGTGATGAAGCATGCTTTTCCTGTCCATTCGGCTGCAGCAAGCGGAGCCGCATAAAAAATGATCCAGAATACCCGTTGACAGCCAAAGGTCCTGAGCACGAGACTATGGCCCTTTTGGGTGCGAATTGTGGTCTCGGAGACATGAATGACCTTTGCAGTGCCAATTATCTCTGCAACGAGCTTGGCATGGATACAATTACAACAGGCGCTATGATCTCCTGTGCTATGGAACTCTTTGAGGAAGGCCATCTGCCTGAAAAAGACATTGGCTACCCCTTAGAATTCGGCAACACAAACATGTTCATGCTGCTCAAGCAGATTGCACGCAGGGAAGGCATCGGGGATCTTATGGCCCAGGGCGGTATAGCCTTTGCGTCACAATACGGGCATCCCGAGCTCTTCATGGGTATAAAGGGTATGGGTATACCGGCCTGGCATCCGCAGGCTTTTGATGCTTTGGGACTTCAATACGCTACCTGCAATACCGGAGGCGCCCATACGAAGTCAACCATGCCTTTTTATGAAGGTCGAAAGGATCCTGCCTTCTTTGTAGAATTCACAAAAAAGGACCAGGATTATCTTGCAACCGCTGATTCAGGCATATTGTGCTGGATTATTTACCATGGTCCCGAATGGGGAGATAAAATGGCTGAGTGGCTTAACTATGTAACTGGTACCGGCTTTACGAAGGAGACACTCGACCCGCTTGGAGAGAGAATATGGAATCTTGAAAAATTGTTCAATATGAAAGCTGGTGTAAAGGAAGACACTCTGCCGCCACGAATAACAAAAGAACCAAGGGTGAAGAACCGTGTAGTCCCCCTTGATAAACTGCTGCCAGAGTATTACGAAATGAGAGGTTGGGATAAAGACGGGACGCCGACCAAAAAGAAGCTTGAGGAACTGAAATTGGAAAAAGAGGGGGAAGGCGTGATATGAAGATCAAGATAGACCACAAAACATGTACAGGTTGT is part of the Pseudomonadota bacterium genome and encodes:
- a CDS encoding aldehyde ferredoxin oxidoreductase family protein; protein product: MFGWNGKILRIDLTKGTSWVEAMPTYLMEEYIGGRGMSDRIVFDEIDPQIDALSPENKLIFSTGPLTGTGAPSASRFMVSAKSPLSNCVSSPCCGGYFGANLKYSGYDLLIFEGKSPEPVYVTILNDRVEIHPAKHLWGKESYETEKMIREDMKARFNLDNWALNSMGIANIGPAGENLVRFACIMSDGGRAAGRSGLGAVMGSKNIKAVASIGTGQVNIADVEGFRKAVMAFYKEARDSGDFYKRRRYGTWGLPGRANASKSQAAFNFKDGYFKKFVKYEDPEKIIELIRVRDEACFSCPFGCSKRSRIKNDPEYPLTAKGPEHETMALLGANCGLGDMNDLCSANYLCNELGMDTITTGAMISCAMELFEEGHLPEKDIGYPLEFGNTNMFMLLKQIARREGIGDLMAQGGIAFASQYGHPELFMGIKGMGIPAWHPQAFDALGLQYATCNTGGAHTKSTMPFYEGRKDPAFFVEFTKKDQDYLATADSGILCWIIYHGPEWGDKMAEWLNYVTGTGFTKETLDPLGERIWNLEKLFNMKAGVKEDTLPPRITKEPRVKNRVVPLDKLLPEYYEMRGWDKDGTPTKKKLEELKLEKEGEGVI